In one window of Niallia sp. Man26 DNA:
- a CDS encoding MFS transporter — protein MKFNKKKINIVDIQTAKKSVFATGVGNAMEWFDFGLYSYLAVIISQNFFSAVQNDELKLVFTFATFAIAFLMRPLGGIIFGKIGDKAGRKVVLTTTIILMAFSTLLIGLLPTYDQIGIWAPILLLVARIIQGFSTGGEYAGAMVYIAESSPDNKRSILGSGLEIGTLAGYILASLVASILFITLSDEQMASWGWRIPFLLGLPLGFVGLYLRKNLEESPIFENEISTTDAQEQTEESFFSILKNHKKDIIVCFVSVAFFNVTNYMLLSYMPSYLNEIIGLSSTTGTILITLVMVIMVPLTLLFGKLSDNIGNKKVFLIGLGGLTLLSALAFYFVNMSGLIFISLGILILGVLLATYEGSMPGSLPAMFHTDIRYRTLSVTFNVSVSIFGGTTPLVSTWLVHQTGNNLAPAWYLTIISLIGFFVILFLFKSTTGKSLKGSYPTVATKSDYKEVIENPADALWWKAEQEENKLY, from the coding sequence ATGAAATTTAACAAGAAGAAGATTAACATTGTAGATATTCAAACAGCGAAGAAAAGTGTGTTTGCTACAGGAGTAGGAAATGCAATGGAATGGTTTGATTTTGGTTTATATTCCTACTTAGCTGTTATTATTAGTCAGAACTTTTTTAGTGCAGTACAAAATGACGAGTTAAAATTAGTATTTACTTTTGCCACATTTGCAATTGCCTTCTTAATGCGACCTTTAGGCGGTATTATCTTCGGTAAAATTGGTGATAAAGCAGGAAGAAAAGTCGTCTTAACTACAACCATTATTTTAATGGCCTTTTCGACCTTATTGATCGGTTTATTACCTACTTATGACCAAATTGGAATATGGGCTCCTATCCTGTTATTAGTCGCAAGAATTATTCAAGGATTTTCAACTGGAGGCGAATATGCCGGTGCAATGGTCTATATTGCTGAATCATCTCCTGACAATAAGCGCAGCATCCTCGGAAGTGGATTAGAAATTGGTACCCTTGCAGGATATATATTAGCTTCACTCGTAGCAAGCATACTCTTTATCACCTTATCAGATGAACAAATGGCCTCATGGGGTTGGAGAATTCCATTCTTGCTTGGTTTACCACTAGGATTTGTTGGATTGTATTTGAGAAAGAACCTAGAGGAATCACCTATTTTTGAAAATGAAATTTCTACTACGGATGCTCAAGAACAAACAGAAGAAAGCTTCTTCTCTATACTAAAAAATCATAAAAAAGATATTATTGTCTGTTTCGTATCTGTAGCCTTCTTTAATGTTACCAATTATATGTTATTATCCTATATGCCTTCCTATTTAAACGAAATTATTGGTTTATCAAGCACTACAGGTACTATATTAATTACACTTGTGATGGTCATCATGGTGCCACTCACATTACTATTCGGTAAGCTAAGTGATAATATTGGTAATAAAAAAGTCTTCTTAATCGGTTTAGGCGGTTTGACCCTTTTATCGGCGCTAGCTTTTTATTTCGTAAACATGAGTGGCCTAATATTTATTTCATTAGGTATTCTAATTCTGGGTGTACTGCTTGCAACCTATGAAGGCTCCATGCCTGGTTCGCTACCAGCAATGTTCCATACCGATATACGCTACCGAACACTATCTGTAACATTTAATGTCTCAGTTTCTATATTTGGTGGTACTACACCATTAGTTTCCACCTGGCTCGTTCACCAAACAGGCAATAACTTAGCACCTGCCTGGTATTTAACAATCATAAGCCTTATAGGATTCTTTGTAATTCTATTCTTATTTAAGAGTACAACAGGAAAATCCTTAAAAGGATCTTACCCAACAGTTGCTACAAAGTCTGATTATAAAGAAGTTATTGAAAATCCAGCCGATGCCCTATGGTGGAAGGCTGAACAAGAAGAAAACAAACTTTATTAA
- a CDS encoding cyclase: MDKRVQFDFEIDFTNGGGLQGQDFRLDIHGDDISDDELAKYIVEDMRLLMVGKVRILNKKIINEKHKRK; this comes from the coding sequence ATGGATAAAAGAGTCCAATTCGACTTTGAAATCGATTTTACTAATGGCGGTGGTTTACAAGGACAGGATTTTCGTCTCGATATCCATGGAGATGACATTTCTGATGATGAGTTAGCGAAATATATCGTAGAGGATATGAGATTGCTAATGGTTGGAAAAGTCAGGATACTCAACAAAAAAATAATTAATGAAAAACACAAGCGAAAATAA
- a CDS encoding MFS transporter: MEKHTKLLIFILAFGVFGVLNTEMGVIGILPLLAEHYGISVTRAGLLVSLFALVVAITGPVLPVLFSGINRKKVMLISLGVFVVGTVFSIFATNFNIALVARIIPAFFHPIYCSLALTIAATAGDEKEARKAITIIVMGVSAGMVLGVPITTFIASMASIEMALLFPAALNAVAFLLTLFLVPSMPVAGKTSYGKQLSVLKRPVTWLSIFTIIFLTAAVAGTNSFTTEYLTSVTQVSGKTLSLVLFLFGAASIVGNLLAGNFLTKSAIKTAIIFPIVMALIFIVWFFVGELLVPMAIIMIIFGILFSIQNNLNQYWITSAAPEAPEFANGLFVSGSNWGISIGTAVGGLFITGIGIEYIVWGGILFLVLSLVTILLRGYISKPAKKLS, encoded by the coding sequence TTGGAGAAACATACTAAACTACTTATTTTTATTTTAGCATTTGGAGTATTTGGGGTATTGAACACAGAGATGGGTGTAATCGGTATTTTACCTTTACTGGCAGAGCATTACGGAATTTCTGTCACAAGAGCCGGATTGTTGGTTAGTCTGTTTGCACTTGTTGTTGCTATTACAGGTCCAGTATTACCAGTTTTATTTTCAGGTATTAATCGTAAAAAGGTAATGCTTATTTCTTTAGGAGTATTTGTAGTCGGCACTGTTTTTTCTATTTTTGCAACTAATTTTAACATTGCATTAGTCGCTCGTATAATTCCTGCATTTTTTCATCCAATCTATTGTTCATTGGCATTAACAATTGCAGCTACGGCAGGGGATGAAAAGGAAGCTCGGAAAGCAATAACCATTATTGTTATGGGAGTTTCTGCAGGTATGGTGCTTGGTGTACCTATCACTACATTTATTGCAAGTATGGCTTCAATTGAAATGGCGTTACTGTTTCCTGCTGCTTTAAATGCAGTAGCATTTTTATTAACTTTGTTCTTAGTACCTTCTATGCCAGTTGCAGGGAAAACATCTTACGGAAAGCAGTTAAGCGTATTGAAAAGACCAGTTACATGGTTAAGCATTTTTACGATTATTTTTCTAACCGCCGCAGTTGCTGGAACGAATAGTTTTACCACTGAATACTTGACTAGTGTTACACAAGTATCTGGGAAAACTTTAAGCCTAGTACTCTTTTTATTCGGTGCAGCAAGTATCGTTGGAAATCTTCTGGCTGGGAATTTTCTTACTAAAAGTGCAATCAAAACAGCCATTATTTTTCCGATAGTAATGGCATTAATTTTCATCGTATGGTTTTTTGTAGGAGAGCTTCTAGTTCCGATGGCAATAATTATGATTATATTCGGCATTTTGTTCTCCATTCAAAATAATTTGAACCAATATTGGATAACTTCTGCTGCACCAGAAGCACCAGAGTTTGCTAATGGATTATTCGTCTCGGGCTCTAACTGGGGAATAAGTATTGGAACTGCTGTAGGAGGCTTATTCATTACAGGCATTGGGATAGAATATATTGTTTGGGGAGGAATATTGTTCTTAGTGTTAAGTTTGGTGACTATTTTACTGAGAGGTTATATTTCTAAACCAGCGAAAAAACTGTCATAA
- a CDS encoding zinc-binding dehydrogenase — protein sequence MKAIMLRETGEPSQLKLQDIEKPKPGPNDVIVRLQAASLNRRDLMVVKGQYPGMKLPAILGSDGAGKVVEVGGEVQNVFIGEVIINPGINWGNDKDKKSTDFQVLGNPTDGTFAQYVKIQVENVYAKPTHLSWEEAAALPLAGLTAYRALITKGKVKKGETVLIPGVGGGVATFLVQFAAALGAKVYVTSSKEEKIEKAKEFGAVGGVNYTADDWSEKLEKLTGGIDLSIDSIGGDSFSTLVSLGKIGSRIVSFGATRGAVPNLFLPSMTVKEMSLIGSTMGSPQDFAEMLKFVEEHQIHPILEETLSLEQLPEGLFKMEQGENFGKIVLTIPQD from the coding sequence ATGAAAGCAATAATGTTAAGAGAAACAGGGGAACCAAGTCAATTAAAGTTACAAGATATAGAAAAGCCAAAACCGGGTCCGAATGATGTCATCGTTCGATTACAAGCGGCATCTCTTAACCGAAGAGATCTTATGGTTGTAAAAGGGCAATACCCAGGGATGAAACTGCCAGCTATTCTTGGTTCCGACGGTGCAGGAAAGGTCGTCGAGGTTGGAGGCGAAGTTCAAAATGTCTTTATTGGTGAAGTCATTATAAACCCTGGAATAAACTGGGGAAATGATAAAGATAAAAAAAGTACCGACTTCCAAGTTCTTGGTAATCCAACTGACGGAACATTCGCTCAATATGTAAAGATACAAGTGGAAAATGTTTACGCAAAACCTACTCATTTATCTTGGGAAGAAGCAGCAGCACTACCACTCGCTGGCTTAACTGCCTACCGTGCTCTAATCACGAAAGGTAAAGTGAAGAAGGGGGAAACCGTACTTATCCCAGGTGTTGGCGGAGGCGTAGCTACTTTTCTTGTTCAGTTTGCAGCTGCATTAGGAGCAAAAGTTTACGTAACATCAAGCAAAGAAGAAAAGATAGAAAAGGCTAAAGAATTTGGTGCGGTGGGAGGTGTCAACTACACAGCAGATGATTGGTCGGAGAAATTAGAGAAATTAACTGGTGGTATTGACCTATCTATTGACAGTATTGGTGGAGATTCGTTTTCAACCTTAGTGTCACTTGGGAAAATTGGTAGTAGAATTGTCAGTTTTGGTGCAACGAGAGGTGCAGTACCGAATTTATTCCTTCCAAGTATGACTGTAAAGGAGATGTCCCTGATAGGTTCTACAATGGGAAGTCCCCAAGACTTTGCTGAGATGCTTAAATTTGTTGAAGAACACCAAATTCATCCTATTTTGGAAGAAACTCTTTCGTTGGAACAGCTACCAGAGGGATTATTCAAAATGGAACAGGGAGAAAACTTTGGGAAAATCGTTTTAACTATTCCACAAGATTAA
- a CDS encoding aldo/keto reductase translates to MQKVTLNNGVEMPLLGFGVWQIPDAEECEQAVYDALIAGYRLIDTAAAYENEEAVGRAIIRSGVPREEIFVTTKLWVQDAGFERAKIAFEKSLDRLQLDYIDLYLIHQPFGDIYGSWRAMEELYAQGKVKAIGVSNFQMDRLVDLICHNDIVPVVNQIETHPFYHQLESEKIMKEYNIQMESWGPLAQGKNNIFQNEILVTLANKHKKSVAQVILRWLTQRGIVVIPKSVHKERIIENFRIFDFELSQDDMDAISTLDTNTSLFPSKNNPNIVKQFANWKFDI, encoded by the coding sequence ATGCAAAAAGTGACTTTAAATAATGGTGTTGAAATGCCTTTACTCGGATTTGGAGTTTGGCAGATCCCAGATGCTGAAGAATGTGAACAAGCAGTTTACGATGCACTTATTGCTGGTTATCGTCTAATTGATACTGCAGCTGCTTATGAAAATGAAGAAGCGGTCGGGAGAGCTATCATACGCAGTGGAGTGCCTAGAGAGGAAATATTTGTTACAACAAAACTGTGGGTTCAGGATGCTGGTTTTGAGCGTGCAAAAATAGCTTTTGAAAAATCATTGGATAGGCTGCAATTGGACTATATAGATTTATATTTGATTCACCAGCCATTTGGGGATATATACGGATCTTGGCGTGCGATGGAGGAATTGTATGCACAAGGAAAAGTTAAAGCAATAGGCGTAAGTAATTTCCAGATGGATCGTTTAGTAGATTTGATTTGTCATAACGATATTGTTCCAGTTGTAAACCAAATTGAAACCCATCCATTTTACCACCAATTGGAAAGTGAAAAAATTATGAAAGAATACAATATCCAGATGGAGTCTTGGGGTCCGCTTGCTCAAGGTAAAAATAACATTTTTCAAAATGAAATTTTAGTTACATTAGCTAATAAGCATAAAAAGTCTGTTGCTCAAGTAATTTTAAGGTGGTTAACACAAAGGGGAATTGTTGTGATTCCAAAGTCTGTTCACAAGGAACGAATTATCGAAAACTTTCGTATTTTTGACTTTGAATTAAGCCAAGACGATATGGACGCAATTTCAACTTTAGATACAAATACGAGTCTATTTCCTTCCAAAAACAATCCAAATATTGTGAAGCAATTTGCCAATTGGAAATTTGATATTTAA
- a CDS encoding MerR family transcriptional regulator: MYTVKEVAKLLDITSHTVRYYTDKGLVPNLQRDKNNNRIFKDDSINWLRGAKNLKKSGMSVDDIKKYVELCLEGDSTIPERFEIILKQKELVLKQLEEAKLMAEYILNKEKHYRNIMNQVIPDDTNPALWHNGRLPKSDSQSCQPVNEAKIAD, encoded by the coding sequence ATGTATACGGTAAAAGAAGTTGCTAAATTACTTGATATAACCTCCCACACTGTACGTTACTATACAGATAAGGGGTTAGTTCCTAATCTACAGCGAGATAAAAATAATAATCGCATCTTTAAGGATGATTCTATAAATTGGCTTAGAGGGGCAAAAAACTTAAAAAAGAGTGGAATGTCAGTTGATGATATAAAGAAATATGTTGAGCTCTGTTTGGAAGGTGATTCTACTATTCCGGAACGTTTTGAAATAATATTGAAGCAAAAAGAACTGGTCCTGAAGCAATTAGAAGAAGCAAAATTAATGGCCGAATATATTCTAAATAAAGAAAAGCACTACCGTAATATTATGAATCAGGTTATTCCAGATGATACGAACCCTGCCCTTTGGCATAATGGTAGATTGCCAAAGAGTGACAGCCAATCTTGTCAACCCGTTAATGAGGCTAAGATTGCTGATTAG
- a CDS encoding cysteine hydrolase family protein → MEEKKKALIIVDVQKAFDNKKWGERNNLNAEENISKILKLWREQEWLVIHIQHTSDNPNSVFHHKNEGFAIKEIVKPIDKEVIINKKVNSSFIGTNLEEILIENEIKTVVITGLTTPHCVSTTTRMSGNLGFDTYLISDATAAFGLKDQNEIYYDAEAIHNISLATLHEEFATILTTDKLINEFFSRHMY, encoded by the coding sequence ATGGAGGAAAAGAAAAAAGCTTTAATTATAGTCGATGTGCAAAAAGCTTTCGATAATAAAAAATGGGGAGAACGTAACAACCTTAATGCAGAAGAAAACATTAGTAAGATACTAAAATTATGGAGAGAACAAGAATGGTTAGTAATACATATACAACATACATCTGATAATCCTAATTCAGTATTTCATCATAAAAATGAGGGGTTTGCTATTAAAGAAATCGTTAAACCTATTGATAAAGAAGTAATAATAAATAAGAAAGTAAACAGTAGCTTTATTGGTACAAATTTAGAAGAGATTTTAATAGAAAATGAAATAAAAACAGTTGTAATTACTGGTTTAACTACACCTCATTGTGTATCTACAACTACAAGAATGAGTGGTAACTTAGGTTTCGATACATACCTGATTTCAGATGCAACAGCTGCCTTTGGTTTAAAGGACCAAAATGAGATATATTATGATGCAGAAGCTATTCATAATATATCTCTAGCTACATTGCACGAAGAATTTGCCACAATACTTACAACAGATAAATTGATAAACGAGTTCTTTTCTAGGCATATGTACTAA